The Ignavibacteria bacterium genomic interval AAGAAGCATTTCATTTTCTCGATGCGCCGATTGTGCGAGTTGCAACTTCGGATAATCCGATTCCGTATAATCTGGGATTGATGGAAAGCGTTGTGCCGTGTGTTGAGAAAATAAAAAGTGCCTTGGAAAAGTTGCTTTTATTTTAATCACGCAAAGCCGCGAAGATGCAAAGAAAAAAAACTTTGTGTAACTTTGCACTGACTTTTGCGTTACTCTGCGGTTAAATACGATTGTTGTTTTTACCGCAATGTTACGCAGAGTTTGGCGCAAAGTAACGCAAGGAATTGAATGAGATAAAAAATAATCCCGTAGGGATGATATATTTATAGAAAAATCCATAACAGCGATTTCAAACTCCGTAGGAGTGAAATATACTATGTCGTTCCTACGGAACTCGAATTATTATTGTTAGTTTTTTATTACAAACATTACGCACCTACGGTGCTAAAAATTTTACTAATACTTTTATGAAACACATATTTATTTTTCTTGTTGTATCAACATTGTGTTGTGCCGGTGCTTTTTCTCAAACAAAAACATTTGTGCGGGAGTACACGTATAATGCGGGAGATAATGACAGCAAAAATACCTCGCGTGCAATTGCGTTGGAGCAAGTGAAACGTTTATTGCTGGAAGAAATTGGCGTGTATTTGGAGAGCAGTTTTGAAACGGAAAAGAAAGAAAGCGGCAATAAGTTAGAAGAACTTACAAGAAGTAAAATTACCACGATTGCTGCTGGTGTAACCGAAACAAAAATACTTGATGAGAAATGGAATGGCGTAACATATTACATAAAAGCAGAAATTACATTGGATGAAAACGAGGTAAAAGAAAAAATTGCTGCGATTGCAAAGGATAGAGAGAAACTTACACAACTTGAAGATGTGCGGAAGAGAGCCGATTCCGCTTTTACTGAAATTGATAGATTAAGAAAAGAACTTGAGGAAACAAAAGATGAAAACGAGCGGCTTAAACTTACAAAGACATATACAGAAAATACAAATGTATTAAGTGCTACTGATTGGTTTCAGAAAGGATATGATGCTT includes:
- a CDS encoding tetratricopeptide repeat protein; translation: MKHIFIFLVVSTLCCAGAFSQTKTFVREYTYNAGDNDSKNTSRAIALEQVKRLLLEEIGVYLESSFETEKKESGNKLEELTRSKITTIAAGVTETKILDEKWNGVTYYIKAEITLDENEVKEKIAAIAKDREKLTQLEDVRKRADSAFTEIDRLRKELEETKDENERLKLTKTYTENTNVLSATDWFQKGYDAYEQKNYEKAVTYYSAAIELNPQYASAYLGRGVAYENLQQYTRAIEDYTTAIELNPQYAS